A window of Auraticoccus monumenti contains these coding sequences:
- a CDS encoding GNAT family N-acetyltransferase, with the protein MTRPVLTTSRIRLEPMTSGHLPLLVELDADAEVLQHILGRARSVEEARAYWAPVCADRDADAVGLGWWVGRSVGDDAFLGWWDLSPARPVPAAPASAEAGWRLARRHWRQGYAAEGAWALLEHGFATVALQEVWAETMAVNEPSRRVMTRLGMSHRRTEHREGNEPLLAADRGPVVYSITREDWLTDRAAPPPTKP; encoded by the coding sequence ATGACTCGTCCTGTCCTGACCACCTCGCGCATCCGGCTCGAGCCCATGACCAGCGGGCACCTGCCCCTGCTGGTGGAGCTGGACGCCGACGCCGAGGTGCTGCAGCACATCCTGGGCCGAGCGCGGTCCGTGGAAGAGGCGCGCGCCTACTGGGCGCCGGTCTGTGCTGACCGCGACGCCGACGCGGTCGGTCTTGGCTGGTGGGTGGGACGGAGCGTCGGCGACGACGCCTTCCTCGGCTGGTGGGACCTCTCACCAGCCCGGCCCGTGCCCGCCGCACCGGCGAGCGCGGAGGCGGGCTGGAGGCTCGCGCGTCGACACTGGCGCCAGGGCTACGCCGCCGAGGGAGCCTGGGCTCTCCTCGAGCACGGGTTCGCCACGGTGGCTCTGCAGGAGGTCTGGGCGGAGACGATGGCGGTGAACGAACCGAGTCGTCGGGTGATGACCAGGCTGGGCATGAGCCACCGGCGCACCGAGCACCGAGAAGGGAACGAGCCGCTGCTAGCGGCAGACCGCGGCCCAGTGGTCTACAGCATCACGCGTGAGGACTGGTTGACCGACAGAGCCGCTCCGCCACCGACGAAACCCTGA
- a CDS encoding phosphotransferase family protein produces MDPHPITPDDACRVVAAALGVPTPSARRLAGSVTNQDFLVELADGGRVVVKTGPAAEIAAEVWTLPQARSSGVLVPDLLVGDPGGALLGTPLLVIEWLPGEQPPSARAVQEAGRQLRALHATPRGGAGPLVLPDGATGDAARGEHDTWPHQLEAVRAELDVVVEAGLLDAATARVVDAAARRLAAGRWAEPGVLLHGDLKADHVFSVGDRLTGVIDWGAAAVGDPWWDLARASMMTPEHFAALLDGYGAFPTAALEHRMTVYVALWNAWSLASEHRAGGDWFAVYQGRIARAAADLV; encoded by the coding sequence ATGGACCCCCACCCGATCACGCCCGACGACGCCTGCCGCGTGGTGGCGGCCGCGCTCGGGGTGCCCACCCCGTCCGCCCGCCGCCTGGCCGGCTCCGTCACCAACCAGGACTTCCTGGTCGAGCTCGCCGACGGCGGGAGGGTGGTGGTGAAGACGGGTCCGGCGGCCGAGATCGCCGCCGAGGTCTGGACGCTGCCCCAGGCGCGGTCCTCCGGGGTGCTGGTGCCGGACCTCCTGGTGGGCGACCCGGGCGGCGCCCTCCTCGGGACGCCGCTGCTGGTGATCGAGTGGCTGCCCGGTGAGCAGCCGCCGTCGGCCCGGGCCGTGCAGGAGGCCGGCCGCCAGCTGCGTGCCCTGCACGCCACCCCCAGGGGTGGCGCCGGACCGCTGGTGCTCCCCGACGGCGCCACCGGCGACGCCGCCCGGGGCGAGCACGACACCTGGCCGCACCAGCTGGAGGCGGTGCGGGCCGAGCTGGACGTCGTCGTCGAGGCCGGTCTGCTGGACGCCGCGACCGCGCGGGTGGTCGACGCCGCGGCGCGCAGGCTGGCAGCGGGCCGCTGGGCCGAGCCGGGCGTGCTGCTGCACGGCGACCTCAAGGCCGACCACGTCTTCTCCGTGGGCGACCGGCTCACCGGCGTCATCGACTGGGGCGCGGCGGCGGTCGGCGACCCGTGGTGGGACCTGGCCCGGGCCTCGATGATGACCCCGGAGCACTTCGCCGCCCTGCTCGACGGCTACGGCGCCTTCCCCACCGCGGCGCTCGAGCACCGGATGACGGTCTACGTGGCCCTGTGGAACGCCTGGTCGCTGGCCAGCGAGCACCGCGCCGGCGGCGACTGGTTCGCCGTCTACCAGGGGCGCATCGCCCGGGCCGCCGCCGACCTGGTCTGA
- a CDS encoding M20 family metallopeptidase, with product MSDAPTPVDPFLLRQLRTETEARASRVQATSSTATGAPEELREAVAGATGGLAEELVRLSHDLAEHPEVAFEEHRSAAVLAEAAEQHGITVQRGAHGLETALRAEVGRADGPTIAILSEYDALPGIGHGCGHNIIATTGLGAFLALAALGERLPGRVVWMGTPAEEGGSGKELMARDGAFDDVDAAIMLHPFTHDLADSVFLGRRQLRATFTGITSHASAQPFMGRNALDAVNLMYTGVGLHRQQMPPTDRVHGVVTDGGERPNVIPERAEMLFYVRSQYPETLRILSERMDDIGRGAALMAGCTVELAWDESPPYLPLRTNQPLALSWNRRYGERGHTVLPPDVLPSTFAGSTDFGNVSYRVPGLHAMVGISEDDISLHTREFAAAAVTPAADAVLVDATGALANVALDWLCDDELRRQAAEDFAAAGGALDVSTYFD from the coding sequence ATGAGCGACGCACCCACCCCGGTCGACCCGTTCCTGCTGCGCCAGCTGCGCACGGAGACCGAGGCCCGGGCCAGCAGGGTCCAGGCCACCTCGTCGACCGCCACCGGCGCCCCGGAGGAGCTCCGCGAGGCGGTGGCCGGCGCCACCGGCGGGCTGGCCGAGGAGCTGGTGCGGCTCTCCCACGACCTGGCCGAGCACCCCGAGGTGGCCTTCGAGGAGCACCGGTCCGCAGCCGTCCTGGCCGAGGCGGCGGAGCAGCACGGCATCACGGTGCAGCGCGGCGCCCACGGCCTGGAGACGGCGCTGCGCGCCGAGGTGGGACGGGCGGACGGGCCGACCATCGCCATCCTGTCCGAGTACGACGCCCTGCCGGGGATCGGTCACGGCTGCGGCCACAACATCATCGCCACCACCGGGCTGGGCGCCTTCCTGGCGCTGGCCGCGCTGGGCGAGCGGCTCCCCGGTCGGGTGGTCTGGATGGGCACGCCGGCGGAGGAGGGCGGCTCGGGCAAGGAGCTGATGGCCCGCGACGGCGCCTTCGACGACGTCGACGCGGCGATCATGCTGCACCCGTTCACCCACGACCTCGCCGACTCGGTGTTCCTGGGACGCCGCCAGCTGCGGGCCACCTTCACCGGCATCACCTCCCACGCCTCCGCGCAGCCGTTCATGGGCCGCAACGCGTTGGACGCGGTGAACCTGATGTACACCGGCGTCGGCCTGCACCGCCAGCAGATGCCCCCGACCGACCGGGTGCACGGGGTGGTCACCGACGGCGGCGAGCGCCCCAACGTCATCCCCGAGCGGGCCGAGATGCTGTTCTACGTGCGCAGCCAGTACCCCGAGACCCTGCGCATCCTCAGCGAGCGGATGGACGACATCGGCCGCGGTGCCGCGCTGATGGCCGGCTGCACGGTCGAGCTGGCCTGGGACGAGTCCCCGCCGTACCTGCCGCTGCGCACCAACCAGCCGCTGGCGCTGAGCTGGAACCGCCGCTACGGCGAGCGCGGCCACACCGTGCTGCCGCCGGACGTCCTGCCCAGCACCTTCGCCGGCTCCACGGACTTCGGCAACGTCTCCTACCGTGTCCCGGGGCTGCACGCCATGGTCGGGATCAGCGAGGACGACATCTCCCTGCACACCCGCGAGTTCGCCGCCGCCGCGGTCACCCCGGCGGCTGACGCCGTGCTGGTCGACGCCACCGGCGCGCTGGCCAACGTGGCCCTGGACTGGTTGTGCGACGACGAGCTGCGCCGCCAGGCCGCCGAGGACTTCGCCGCCGCCGGCGGTGCCCTGGACGTGAGCACCTACTTCGACTGA
- a CDS encoding AbgT family transporter, with the protein MSTATAPLTRTDRLLAGVERAGNKLPDPFILFLGLFLLVGIISTVLDLAGTEVTLPGAEEPRAVRGLFTSAGLTWFTTSVGENFIGFPPLQTVLTILLAVTVAERTGFLGAGVRLLLGSAPRWALPYAVGIVGVTSSVMADACMIVIPPLAAMVFKAAGRHPMAGLIGGFAAAGAGYSTSPLVTSLDALFAGITNSVTTGLPDPGATVTPISNYFFNVAASVVLALLAGFVIDRVIEPRMVREGVPTEEVAETDEGTLDDAETSGQVREATPMSATLTAPEKRGFVVAALVTAGLAAVLAVAMLAPASPWRNPDGGFLPESPLLDSVVFIVFALFLAPGLVYGFVAGTLRTAADVPKVMGQGIKDMSSFIVLAFMLGQFIALFNWSNVGSVLAVNGARGLEGAGLVGFPAVLGFMVLCSLLNLFIVSGSSMWTLVGAVFVPMFALLGFEPGFIQGAFRVGDSATQVITPMNPYLFVLLMMVKRYEPGAGLGTVISRMLPFVVPFWLAWAGVLAVFYFAGLDMGPGVGIRIP; encoded by the coding sequence ATGAGCACCGCCACCGCACCGCTCACCCGCACCGACCGCCTGCTCGCGGGGGTGGAACGCGCCGGCAACAAGCTGCCCGACCCGTTCATCCTGTTCCTGGGGCTGTTCCTGCTGGTGGGGATCATCTCGACCGTGCTGGACCTGGCCGGCACCGAGGTGACGCTGCCCGGGGCGGAGGAGCCGCGGGCGGTCCGGGGCCTGTTCACCAGCGCCGGGCTGACCTGGTTCACCACCAGCGTCGGGGAGAACTTCATCGGCTTCCCGCCGCTGCAGACGGTGCTGACCATCCTGCTGGCCGTCACCGTGGCCGAGCGGACGGGCTTCCTCGGCGCGGGCGTCCGGCTGCTGCTCGGGTCCGCACCCCGCTGGGCGCTGCCCTACGCGGTCGGGATCGTGGGCGTCACCTCCTCGGTGATGGCCGACGCCTGCATGATCGTCATCCCACCGCTGGCCGCGATGGTGTTCAAGGCAGCCGGCCGGCACCCGATGGCCGGGCTCATCGGTGGGTTCGCCGCCGCGGGCGCCGGCTACTCCACCTCCCCGCTGGTCACCAGCCTGGACGCCCTGTTCGCCGGCATCACCAACAGCGTCACCACCGGTCTGCCCGACCCGGGCGCCACCGTCACCCCGATCTCCAACTACTTCTTCAACGTCGCCGCCTCCGTCGTGCTGGCGCTGCTGGCCGGGTTCGTGATCGACCGGGTGATCGAGCCGCGGATGGTGCGCGAGGGCGTCCCCACCGAGGAGGTCGCCGAGACCGACGAGGGCACGCTGGACGACGCCGAGACGTCGGGGCAGGTGCGCGAGGCCACCCCGATGTCGGCCACCCTGACCGCGCCGGAGAAGCGCGGGTTCGTGGTGGCCGCGCTCGTGACGGCAGGGCTGGCCGCGGTGCTGGCGGTGGCCATGCTGGCGCCCGCGTCGCCGTGGCGGAACCCCGACGGCGGCTTCCTGCCGGAGTCACCGCTGCTGGACTCCGTGGTGTTCATCGTCTTCGCGCTGTTCCTGGCCCCCGGTCTGGTCTACGGCTTCGTGGCCGGCACCCTGCGCACGGCCGCCGACGTCCCCAAGGTGATGGGCCAGGGCATCAAGGACATGTCCTCGTTCATCGTGCTGGCCTTCATGCTCGGGCAGTTCATCGCCCTCTTCAACTGGTCCAACGTCGGCTCGGTGCTGGCGGTCAACGGGGCCCGCGGCCTCGAGGGCGCCGGGCTGGTCGGCTTCCCCGCGGTGCTCGGCTTCATGGTGCTGTGCTCGCTGCTCAACCTGTTCATCGTCAGCGGGTCGTCGATGTGGACGCTGGTGGGCGCGGTGTTCGTGCCGATGTTCGCCCTGCTCGGGTTCGAGCCCGGGTTCATCCAGGGCGCCTTCCGCGTCGGCGACTCCGCCACCCAGGTGATCACGCCGATGAACCCGTACCTGTTCGTGCTGCTGATGATGGTGAAGCGCTACGAGCCCGGCGCCGGGCTGGGCACGGTGATATCGCGGATGCTGCCCTTCGTGGTGCCCTTCTGGCTGGCCTGGGCCGGCGTCCTGGCCGTCTTCTACTTCGCCGGTCTGGACATGGGCCCGGGGGTGGGCATCCGCATCCCCTGA